A part of Miscanthus floridulus cultivar M001 unplaced genomic scaffold, ASM1932011v1 os_2496_2_3, whole genome shotgun sequence genomic DNA contains:
- the LOC136535075 gene encoding 5-methyltetrahydropteroyltriglutamate--homocysteine methyltransferase 1-like, with amino-acid sequence MASHIVGYPRMGPKRELKFALESFWDGKTTAEDLEKVATDLRASIWKQMADAGIKYIPSNTFSYYDQVLDTTAMLGAVPERYSWTGGEIGFDTYFSMARGNATVPAMEMTKWFDTNYHFIVPELGPNTKFSYASHKAVNEYKEAKALGVDTVPVLIGPVSYLLLSKPAKGVEKGFPLLSLLSSILPVYKEVIAELKAAGASWIQFDEPTLVLDLDSNKLAAFSAAYAELESALSGLNVLVETYFADVPAESYKTLTSLSGVTAYGFDLVRGTQTLGLVTSAGFPAGKYLFAGVVDGRNIWADDLATSLSTLQSLEAVVGKDKLVVSTSCSLMHTAVDLVNETKLDSEIKSWLAFAAQKVVEVDGLAKALAGQKDEAYFAANAAAQASRKSSPRVTNEEVQKAAAALKGSDHRRATTVSARLDAQQKELNLPVLPTTTIGSFPQTVELRRVRREYKAKKISEVEYVSAIKEEISKVVKLQEELDIDVLVHGEPERNDMVEYFGEQLSGFAFTANGWVQSYGSRCVKPPIIYGDVSRPNPMTVFWSKTAQSLTSRPMKGMLTGPVTILNWSFVRNDQPRFETCYQIALAIKKEVEDLEAAGIKVIQIDEAALREGLPLRKAEHAFYLDWAVHSFRITNCEIQDTTQIHTHMCYSNFNDIIHSIIDMDADVITIENSRSDEKLLSVFREGVKYGAGIGPGVYDIHSPRIPSTEEIADRVNKMLAVLDTNILWVNPDCGLKTRKYAEVKPALTNMVSAAKLIRAELASAK; translated from the exons ATGGCGTCCCACATTGTTGGATACCCTCGCATGGGCCCCAAGAGGGAGCTCAAGTTTGCCCTTGAGTCTTTCTGGGATGGGAAGACCACTGCTGAGGATCTTGAGAAGGTTGCTACCGACCTCAGGGCCAGTATCTGGAAGCAGATGGCTGATGCTGGGATCAAGTACATCCCCAGCAACACCTTCTCCTACTACGACCAGGTCCTTGACACCACCGCCATGCTCGGCGCTGTCCCAGAGCGCTACTCATGGACTGGAGGAGAGATCGGGTTTGACACCTACTTCTCCATGGCCAGGGGCAATGCCACTGTCCCTGCTATGGAGATGACCAAGTGGTTCGACACCAACTA CCATTTTATTGTCCCTGAATTGGGCCCTAACACCAAGTTCTCCTACGCTTCTCACAAGGCTGTTAACGAATACAAGGAGGCTAAGGCG CTTGGTGTTGATACCGTGCCAGTACTTATTGGACCAGTCTCATACCTGTTGCTCTCAAAGCCTGCCAAGGGTGTGGAGAAGGGATTCCCTCTTCTTTCCCTTCTTAGCAGCATCCTCCCTGTCTACAA GGAGGTCATTGCTGAGTTGAAGGCAGCTGGGGCTTCATGGATTCAGTTTGATGAGCCCACTCTTGTCCTCGACCTTGATTCTAACAAGTTGGCTGCATTCTCTGCTGCATACGCAGAACTTGAATCTGCACTTTCTGGATTGAATGTGCTTGTCGAGACTTACTTTGCTGATGTTCCTGCTGAATCATACAA GACCCTAACATCTCTGAGCGGTGTGACTGCTTATGGTTTTGATCTTGTCCGTGGAACCCAAACTCTTGGGCTTGTCACGAGTGCTGGTTTCCCTGCTGGAAAGTACCTCTTTGCTGGTGTTGTGGATGGACGCAACATCTGGGCTGATGATCTTGCTACATCTCTCAGCACTCTCCAGTCTCTTGAGGCTGTTGTTGGGAAGG ACAAGCTTGTTGTATCAACTTCCTGCTCACTCATGCACACTGCTGTGGATCTTGTGAACGAGACTAAGCTTGACAGCGAGATTAAGTCTTGGCTTGCTTTTGCTGCCCAGAAGGTGGTTGAGGTTGATGGTCTTGCGAAGGCATTGGCTGGTCAAAAGGATGAG GCTTACTTTGCAGCAAATGCTGCTGCTCAGGCATCGAGGAAATCCTCTCCCCGTGTGACCAATGAAGAAGTCCAGAAGGCT GCTGCTGCTCTCAAGGGCTCTGACCACCGCCGTGCAACCACCGTTAGTGCTAGATTGGATGCCCAGCAGAAGGAGCTCAACCTCCCCGTCCTTCCCACGACTACAATTGGTTCGTTCCCGCAGACTGTGGAGCTCAGGAGGGTCCGCCGTGAGTACAAGGCGAAAAA GATCTCTGAGGTGGAGTATGTCAGTGCCATCAAGGAGGAAATCAGCAAGGTTGTTAAGCTCCAAGAAGAGCTTGACATCGATGTGCTTGTGCATGGCGAGCCCGAG AGAAACGATATGGTTGAGTACTTTGGTGAGCAGCTCTCTGGTTTTGCATTCACCGCCAATGGCTGGGTGCAATCTTATGGATCAAGGTGTGTCAAGCCACCGATCATCTATGGTGATGTGAGCCGCCCCAACCCAATGACTGTTTTCTGGTCAAAGACGGCACAGAGCTTGACATCTCGCCCAATGAAGGGAATGTTGACTGGTCCAGTCACAATCCTCAACTGGTCATTTGTCCGGAATGACCAGCCAAG ATTTGAGACTTGCTACCAGATTGCCCTTGCGATCAAGAAGGAGGTCGAGGATCTTGAGGCTGCTGGTATTAAG GTTATCCAAATCGATGAGGCTGCATTGAGAGAAGGTCTGCCACTCCGCAAGGCTGAGCACGCTTTCTACTTGGACTGGGCCGTCCACTCCTTCAGAATCACCAACTGTGAAATCCAGGACACCACCCAG ATCCACACCCACATGTGCTACTCCAACTTCAACGACATCATCCACTCCATCATCGACATGGACGCCGATGTGATCACCATCGAGAACTCCCGGTCCGACGAGAAGCTCCTCTCCGTCTTCCGTGAGGGCGTGAAGTACGGTGCCGGCATTGGCCCCGGTGTCTATGACATCCACTCCCCCAGGATCCCGTCCACCGAGGAGATTGCCGACCGTGTCAACAAGATGCTTGCGGTGCTCGACACCAACATTCTCTGGGTGAACCCCGACTGTGGTCTCAAGACCCGCAAGTACGCGGAGGTCAAGCCCGCCCTAACCAACATGGTCTCAGCCGCCAAGCTCATCCGCGCCGAGCTCGCCAGCGCCAAGTGA
- the LOC136535077 gene encoding proline-rich receptor-like protein kinase PERK9 yields YSTPPPPPPPPAPPRQRPSPPQPPKYPEPPPLRQPQPPPPPPVPSHRYEPPRRFPPRLVPPPPPPPSPPTYPKLPRAPAPRPSPPSAPPPRPSIPPPEQARRPVYSEPKPPAPRPSQPPPGPPAAKPATEELKPSTSRHGKPGAAPEPRPSTPPLWQTPVSVPPPPPAPLPPRGAEEPLKKKQLQDTSTMAMVRQEDGKDIWPPPPPPPEKKSKKTKRADEPAGAELRGKVDETARGAKRPEKNNQAGALPAVGDAPTTATMTTEPTRQLMVNAAAAVAVLVGIIVAVWRTLQS; encoded by the coding sequence TATTctacgccgccaccgccaccgccaccaccagcaccaccacgtcAGCGTCCATCACCGCCACAGCCTCCAAAGTATCctgagccgccgccgctgcgccaGCCTcaaccaccaccgccgcctcctGTTCCAAGTCATCGTTATGAACCGCCACGACGTTTTCCACCGCGGCTTgttccaccacctccaccacctccgtCGCCTCCTACTTACCCTAAACTGCCGCGGGCGCCGGCTCCACGTCCATCACCGCCGTCGGCACCACCACCTCGTCCTTCTATCCCGCCACCCGAACAAGCTCGCCGTCCTGTTTATTCAGAGCCAAAGCCGCCAGCGCCACGTCCGTCGCAACCGCCTCCAGGACCACCTGCGGCGAAGCCCGCCACTGAAGAGCTGAAACCGTCAACGTCGCGGCATGGGAAGCCAGGTGCTGCTCCTGAGCCGAGACCGTCGACTCCTCCATTGTGGCAGACACCGGTCTCTGTCCCGCCTCCTCCTCCGGCGCCGCTGCCTCCTCGTGGTGCAGAGGAACCACTGAAGAAGAAGCAACTGCAAGATACCAGTACCATGGCCATGGTGAGACAGGAAGACGGCAAAGACAtttggccgccgccaccaccaccaccggagaagaagagcaagaaaACCAAACGTGCGGATGAGCCAGCTGGCGCTGAATTGAGAGGGAAGGTGGATGAAACAGCAAGGGGTGCGAAGCGACCCGAGAAGAACAACCAAGCTGGGGCATTGCCAGCGGTGGGCGATGCTCCGACGACGGCGACTATGACGACGGAGCCGACACGACAGCTGATGGTGAAcgctgcggcggcggtggccgtgcTCGTTGGGATCATCGTGGCCGTGTGGCGCACCCTGCAAAGCTAG
- the LOC136535076 gene encoding inactive protein RESTRICTED TEV MOVEMENT 2-like yields the protein MDRRRSAAAARVFEDFEPAVEWKLAGEEQDVVEISLPGFRKDQVRVQMDNHGVLHATGERPTRGDRWARFKKDLRLPENCNADGVRARFEGEKLIITLPIVVATTPSPPPSHSPTPSPPEPSWPPAYSEPTIPRLQPPPPLLVQRSPTQVS from the coding sequence ATGGACCGGCGgcggagcgcggcggcggcgcgggtgtTCGAGGACTTCGAGCCGGCGGTGGAGTGGAAGCTGGCCGGGGAGGAGCAGGACGTGGTGGAGATCTCGCTGCCGGGGTTCCGCAAGGACCAGGTGAGGGTGCAGATGGACAACCACGGCGTGCTCCACGCCACCGGCGAGCGCCCCACCAGGGGCGACAGGTGGGCCAGGTTCAAGAAGGACCTCCGCCTCCCCGAAAACTGCAACGCCGATGGCGTCCGCGCAAGGTTCGAGGGCGAGAAGCTCATCATCACGCTCCCCATCGTCGTCGCCACCacgccgtcgccaccgccgtCGCACTCACCGACTCCGTCGCCGCCAGAGCCTAGCTGGCCTCCTGCGTACTCTGAGCCGACAATTCCGCGGCTACAGCCGCCGCCTCCTTTGTTGGTCCAGAGATCTCCCACACAGGTGAGCTGA